A region of Malaclemys terrapin pileata isolate rMalTer1 chromosome 5, rMalTer1.hap1, whole genome shotgun sequence DNA encodes the following proteins:
- the LOC128838069 gene encoding heterogeneous nuclear ribonucleoprotein A1-like produces MSTSEAPKEPEQLRKLFIGGLSFETDESLRGHFEQWGTLTNCMVMRDPNTKHSRGFGFVTYSTVEEVDAAMNARPPKVDGRVVEPKRAVSREDSQRPGTHLTVKQIFVGGIKEDTEEHHLRDYFEQYGKIEVIEIMIDRGSGKKRGFAFVTFDDHDSVDKIVIQKYHTVNGHNCEVRKALSKQEMASTSSSQRGRSGSGNFSGGGRGCEFGGNDNFNHGSNFSGHGYGGGGPSYSGGSRGYGGSGNYDGYNNGSGGFGSGSGGSSFGGGGNYNDFGSYNNQSSNFGFMKGGNFGGRSSGPYSSGGGYGGSSSGGSYGGGRRF; encoded by the coding sequence ATGTCCACGTCTGAGGCCCCTAAGGAACCTGAGCAGCTGCGCAAACTCTTCATCGGTGGCCTGAGCTTCGAGACAGATGAGAGCCTTCGTGGCCACTTCGAGCAATGGGGCACACTCACCAATTGCATGGTAATGAGAGATCCAAATACCAAGCACTCCAGGGGCTTTGGGTTTGTTACATACTCTACAGTAGAAGAGGTTGATGCTGCCATGAATGCTAGACCACCGAAAGTTGATGGCAGAGTTGTTGAACCAAAGAGGGCCGTATCCAGAGAGGACTCTCAGAGGCCTGGAACTCACCTGACAGTGAAGCAAATCTTTGTTGGTGGGATTAAGGAGGACACAGAGGAGCACCACCTGAGAGACTACTTTGAACAGTATGGCAAAATTGAAGTGATTGAGATCATGATAGACCGTGGCAGTGGCAAGAAGAGAGGCTTTGCGTTCGTCACCTTTGATGACCACGACTCTGTGGACAAGATTGTTATTCAGAAATATCACACTGTGAATGGCCACAACTGCGAAGTGAGGAAAGCACTGTCGAAGCAAGAAATGGCCAGCACTTCATCCAGCCAAAGAGGTCGCAGTGGCTCTGGGAACTTCAGTGGTGGCGGCCGTGGATGTGAATTTGGTGGAAATGACAACTTTAACCATGGCAGCAACTTCAGTGGTCATGGTTATGGTGGTGGTGGCCCTAGCTACTCTGGAGGAAGCAGAGGCTACGGTGGCAGTGGCAACTATGACGGCTATAACAACGGAAGTGGTGGCTTTGGCAGTGGCAGTGGAGGAAGTAGCTTTGGAGGTGGCGGAAACTACAATGACTTTGGCAGTTACAACAACCAATCTTCAAACTTTGGCTTTATGAAAGGAGGGAACTTCGGAGGCAGGAGCTCTGGTCCTTACAGCAGTGGTGGTGGCTACGGTGGCTCCAGTAGTGGCGGTAGTTATGGAGGTGGGAGAAGGTTTTAA